The sequence GGCCCAGGTCCTGCTCGACCAGTTGGCCGTGGCCCGGGGTGTTGGCCTGTCGCTGCCCCTGCCCAGCGATACGCGCCTGCGCCGCCTGTGCCGGCAGCTACAGGAAACCCCGGACGACCAGCGCACCCTGGTGCAGTGGAGCCTGGACCTGGGCGCCTCGGAGAAGACCCTGAGGCGCCTGTTCCTGAAGGAAACCGGGCTCACCTTCCGCGCCTGGCGCCAGCGCCTGCGGCTGCTGGGCTCGCTGGAAGCCCTGGAGCAAGGCCGACGGGTCACCGAGGTCGCCCTCGCCTGTGGCTACGATTCCACCTCGGCCTTCATTGCCGCGTTCCGCCAGCACTTCGGCGTGACGCCCGGGGATTTCTTCCAGCCCTGACCTGCGCCCTGTCCCTGGCTCAATCCAGCTCGGCAAGGATGCGATAGGCCAGGCGAACCCGTTCTTCGTTGGGGTAGTTGCGGTTGGCCAACAGCACGATGCCGACGCCCCGGGACGGCACGAAGGCGACATAGGCGCCGAAGCCGTTGGTGGAGCCGGTCTTGTTCACCCAGACCTCCTTCTGTGGCGCCAAGGGCGGCACGATGGCGCTGACCGGATGGCTCTCCAGCACCATCTGGCTGCCATTGCCCCGCAACAGGGTGTCCAGGGCCACCGGGTAGCTGTACTGCTCCCAGATCAGCGCCTGGGTCATGTCGCCAACCTTGAAATAGCCGGTGCGCGTCGCCGCGATGGCCTGCTCGACTTTCCCGTCGAGCCCGCCCTGGCCGAGCTGGGCTTCGACGAAACGCAGCAGGTCCTTGCTGCTGGTCTTGACCCCGTAGGCTTCGGCGGCCAGGGGCGCGGGGTTGACCCGTACCGGCGCATCCGCCTTGTCGTAGCCCTGGGCATAGCGCGGCATGGCGCTGGCGGGCACCTCGATATAGGTGTTGGGCATGCCGAGCTTGGGCAGGAGCAGGGTTTCCATCGCCTTGGCGTAGGGCAGTTCCAGACTCTTGGCGGCCACCACGCCGAGCAGCCCGATGCTGGGGTTGGCGTAGGTGCGCTGGGTGCCGGGGGCGGAGCTGGGCCGCCAGGCCCGGTAGTAGTCGATCAGTTGCCGCTGGTTGCGCACCGTTTCCGGCAATTGCAGCGGGAAGCCGCCGGCCGTGTGGGTGGCCAGGTTGATCAGGGAGACCTTGTCCAGCGCGGTGCCCGCCAGTTCCGGCAGGTACCGGACGGGGTTGGCGCCAAGGTCGAGCCGGCCATTGGCCTGTGCGTAGCCGGCGAGGGTCGCGGTCAGCGTCTTGCTGACCGAGCCCACCTCGAACAGGGTGTCCTGGGTAACCTGCTGCCCACTTTCCTTCGAGGCCACACCGAAGTTGTAGAAGCGTTGCTCGCCATGGGCGGTGATCGCGATGGCCAGGCCCGGGATGCGGTATTCCTGCATCAGGTCCCGCGCGGCGCGCTGCACGGCGGCATCCTGGTCGTCGGCCAGGGTGACGCCGCCGTGGCCGCAGGCCAGGGCGAGCAGCAGGAATTTGGCGGTCAGGCGCATGCTGATGGTCCTCGAAAATCGAACGGGCCGGAGAAGCTAGCACCCCTGCCCGCCCAACCCAAGGTTTTCAGCCTGCGGCGGCCTCCTCGGCGCGCTCCTTGAGCAGTTGCTTGATCACCGCTTCCTGCTCCTCGTAACCGCCCTCGCCCACCGCCAGGTGTCGGATGCGTCCATGGGCGTCGATGAAGTAGTGCGCCGGCCAGTACTGGTTGATGAAGGCGTTCCAGATCCGGTACTGGTTGTCGATGGCCACCGGGTAGCGGATATCGAGTTTCCCCATGGCCGCGCGCACGTTGTCGAGAATCCGCTCGTAGGGGTACTCGGGGGTGTGCACGCCGATCACCACCAGACCCTGGTCGGCGTAACGCCGGGCCCACTCGTTCACATAGGGCAGGCTGTGCTGGCAGTTGATGCAGTCGTAGGTCCAGAAGTCCACCAGTACCACCTTGCCCAGCAGATTCTGGGTGCTCAGCGGCGGGCTGTTCAGCCACTGGGTGGCGCCCTCCAGCTCGGGCATCGCCCCCAGGTCCGGCAGGGTTTGCGGGCTGTCCGCGCGGGCGCTGCCCACCAGTTGTTCCAGCAGCACCGGCACGCTGTCCAGCACCTTGCGTTCCAGGCTGGATGCCAGCTGCGAGGAGCCCACGCCGGCCAACTGCGCAGTCGCACCGCTGGCGATGCCCACCACCGCCAGCAGGGCCAGGACACCGGTGCCACGACGCAGCCATTCCACCGTCGGCAGCGACAGCCTGGCCCGTTGCAATACACCACGTCCGAGGAAGATCAGCGCGCCCATGGCCACCGCGCTGCCGAGGCCGTAGCTGAGCAGCAGCAGGCTGGTGGAGGCGCTTGGCCCGTTGAGCATGGCACCGGAGAGGATCAGGCCGAGGATGGGCCCGGCACAGGGCGCCCAGAGCAGGCCGGCGGCAAAGCCCAGCAGCCAGGTGGACAACACCGGCGGCAGGCGCCGGGCATCGCCCTGCAGGCGATCACCCAGCCACAGCCAGGGCCGCGATACCCAGGTGCCGAAACGATGGGACAGCAACGCCGCGGCGGAGGCCGCCAGCAGTCCCAGCGCCAGGTAGCGCCCCCATTGGCTGGCCTGGATCACCCATTCACTGGAGACCACCGCCAGGCTGGCCAGCACGGCGAAGCCGGAGGCCAGGCCCGCCAGGGTCAGCCAGGGTGACCAGGCCGGCCCTCCAGCGCGGGACAACAAGAGCGGCAGGACGGGAAGGATGCAGGGGCTGAGCAGGGTCAGCACCCCGCCGAGAAAGGCGACGAGCAACATGGGACACCTCGTTGGGCATGGTGGCTGGGCAAGGACTGCGAGCGGTCAGTTGGTGTCGCGGCAGCTGTCGGAATACTTGAGATAGGCCAGGCTGTGGCGCTGGCCCCGGGAGTCCAGGTAATCCATGCGCGCCTCGACGACCTGGCACTGCTGCGCGGGTGCTTCGCGGTGGGACAGCACCTTGTGCACGTCGAGTTGCGTGCCGTAGCGGTAGTGCTCCAGCGGGACGTCGACGTCGGCCATCGCACCCAGGCTGAGGGTGGCGAACAGGCAGGCGGCGCTGAGTTCAAGCAGTTTCATGGGGTTCTCCTTTGCTGTGCAGGGACGCAAGCGTTGGTCGTTTGCGATGGGTGCATTGCACGGCAGGGAGGTATCGCCGGTGTGTCCCGCAGCGACGGCGATTGCCGCGCCAGGTATCGCGGGGCGCCGGGGATACACTGCAATACAAAGGTCGGCGGGCAAGCGCCGCGCGGCTCTATACACTAGGGCGCAAACCGAATCGAGGGAGGGCTGTCCATGGACCATGTCGATCACATCCTGGTCGTCGACGACGACCGGGAAATCCGTGAACTGGTGGGTAACTACCTGAAGAAGAACGGCCTGCGCGTCAGCCTGGCGGCCGATGGCCGGCAGATGCGCAGCTTCCTCGAGGGCAACTCGGTGGACCTCATCGTCCTCGACATCATGATGCCCGGCGACGATGGGCTGCGCCTGTGCCGCGAGCTGCGGGTGGGCAAGCACAAGGCCACGCCGGTGCTGATGCTCACCGCCCGCAACGACGAGACCGACCGCATCATCGGCCTGGAAATGGGCGCCGACGACTACCTGACCAAGCCCTTCTCGGCACGCGAACTGCTGGCGCGGATCAACGCCGTGCTGCGCCGCACGCGCATGCTGCCGCCGAACCTGCAGGTCAGCGAAAGCAGCCGGCTGATCGGTTTCGGCAAATGGCGCCTGGACACCACCGCGCGCCATCTGCTGGACAGCGACGACACACTGGTGGCCCTCAGCGGTGCCGAATATCGCCTGCTGCGGGTGTTCCTCGATCATCCGCAACGGGTGCTCAGCCGCGAGCAGCTGCTCAACCTGACCCAGGGCCGCGAGGCGGATGTGTTCGACCGCTCCATCGACCTGCTGGTCAGCCGCCTGCGCCAGCGCCTGCAGGACGACGCCCGCGAACCCGCCTGCATCAAGACGGTACGCAGCGAAGGCTACGTCTTCTCCCTGCCCATCCAACTGATCGAGCCCACCGCCTGATGGCCTTTTCCCTCTGGCCACGCACCCTGGCCGCCCGCCTCGCACTGATCTTCTTCACCGGCCTGGTACTGGCCTACGGGTTGTCCTTCGCCTCACAGTTCTACGAGCGCTACCAGACCGGGCGCAGCGTGATGCTCGGCAACCTGGAGAGCGACGTCGGCACCGCCGTGGCACTGATCGACCGGCTGCCGGCGGCCGAGCGTGCCAGCTGGCTCCCCCTGCTGGAACGCCGCAACTACCGCTACCGGTTGGATGCAGGCGAGCCGGGCGAGCCCATGGACATGGCCCATCCGCACATGGCCGCGCTGTCCATCCAGCGCGCCATCGGCGAGCGCTTTCCCCTGAGCTTCGTCACCCTCCCCGGCCCCAGGCCGCATTTCCAGGCTCACCTGCGCCTGTCCGACGGCAACCCGCTGACCCTGGATGTGACCCCCGCCCCCATCCCGGTGGCGAGCTGGCTGCCGGTGGTGTTGCTGCTGCAACTGGCCGTGCTGCTGGCCTGCACCTGGCTGGCGGTGCGCATGGCCATAGGTCCGTTGACCCGCCTGGCCCGGGCCGTCGACCAGCTCACCCCGGATGCCCCTACGCCGCACCTGGATGAAAACGGCCCCCGCGAGGTGGCCTATGCCGCCCGCGCGGTCAATGCGCTGCAGGGCCGCATCGGCGACTACCTGAAAGAACGCATGCAGTTGCTCGCGGCCATCTCCCACGACCTGCAGACCCCCATCACCCGCATGAAGCTGCGGGTCGAACAGATGGACGCCTCCCTGGAACGCGACCGCCTGTGGAGCGACCTCGATGAAATGCAGCACCTGGTGCGCGAGGGCGTGGCCTACGCGCGCAGCATGGATGGCGCGAGCGAAGCGCAATGCCGGGTGGACCTGGACGCCTTCCTCGACAGCCTGGTGTTCGACTACCAGGACAGCGGCCAGGCGGTGAACCTGCAGGGCCGTAGCGGCGCGCAGCTGGAAACCCGCCCCCACGCCCTGCGCCGGGTGCTCAGCAACCTGATCGACAATGCCCTGAAGTTCGCCGGCAGCGCGCACCTGGAAGTGGAGCGCGACCCCAACGGCTGTGTGTGTCTGAACGTACTGGACGACGGGCCGGGCATTGCCGAAGAGGAGCTGGGCGAGGTCTTCAAGCCCTTCTATCGGGTGGAGAGTTCGCGCAACCGCAGCACCGGTGGCACCGGCCTCGGACTGGCCATCGCCCAGCAACTGAGCCAGGCCCTGGGCGCCCGCCTGACCTTGAGCAACCGCGCCAGCGGCGGCCTCTGCGCCCGGCTGGAACTCGGCGGCGGTGTCTGACGCCGCCGTACAGAGCGATACACGACAGGCCGTGGCAGACACATCCGGGACAATCCGCCTTGCCACCATGGGCACCCGAGCAGCGACGGCATCCCGCCGGCGCACTCGGGCCGGAGGACCCGACCATGCCCAGCCTCGCACTCACCCCGATCACGTTCGCCTTCAACCAGCTCGACCGCCTTGGCGCCTGGAGCGCCGACATTCCCCTGCGGCTGTTCCTCGCCTGGGAATTCTTCGAGTCGGGCCTGGAGAAATGGAACGGCCAGAACTGGTTCGTGGATATCCAGTCCGCCTTCCCCTTCCCCTTCGACCTGCTCCCGGCCGGCTTCAGCTGGCAGTTGTCGATGTGGGCCGAACTGATCGCCCCGCTTCTCCTGCTGCTCGGGCTGGGTACCCGCTTCGCCACCCTGGTGCTGATGGTGCTGACCCTGGTGGCCATCGCCGCCGTGCACTGGCCCGCGCACTGGTCGAGCCTGGCGGAGCTGGCCCAGGGCTACTCCATCAGCAACAAGGGCTACGGCAACTACAAGCTGCCGCTGATCTACCTCATCGCCGCCCTGCCCCTGCTGCTCAACGGCGCCGGTCGCTTCAGCCTCGACGCCCTGCTGCGCCGCCGGTTGCGCAGCCATTGACCGCCCCGGCGCGCTGGGGTTCGGGCCTTGGAAGCGAGAGCCGCACATCCCCGGGTCGAAACCGACAGGCAGTCATTGACCGCGCTCTTCGTTCGGCGTGATTTTTAGCAGGCTTGGGACTGAGCGAATGGACAGCTCCGGGCCGCAAGCTTGAGTGAGCGTGAACGAAATCAAGGTGCTGCAGGTGCCTTCGCCATGACGATCAACCCTGGAAATCCGCCGCTTCCCGCAGACAAGGCCCGCCACCTGGTGTTCGTGGCCTACCAGCAAATGGGCCTGCTCGACCTCACCGGCGCCCAGACCGTGTTCTGGGCCGCGTCCAAGCGCCTGCAGGAACGCGGCCTGCCCGGCTACCACCTGCACAACGCCAGCCTGGAGGGCGGCCTGGTCCAGACCGCCGAAGGCCTGGCGGTGAACACCGAACGGCTGGCCCCGCTCGCCGAGCTGCCGATCGACACCTTCATCGTCCCCGGCGCCCCGGCCATCTGCGAGACCCTCGACCACTACGACGAACTCGTCGCCTGGCTACGCGGCCACCTGAACAGGGCCCGGCGTGTCGCCTCGGTCTGCAGCGGTGCCTTCCTGCTGGCCAAGGCCGGCCTGCTCGAAGGCCGCCGCGCGGCGACGCACTGGGCGATGTGCGACACACTCCAGCAAGTCTTCCCGTCGATCGAGGTGGACGCCGACGCGATCTTCATCCAGCAGGGCTCGGTCTGGACCTCGGCGGGAGTGAGCGCCGGCATCGACCTGGCGCTGGCGCTGGTGGAGGACGACTGTGGCCGCGACATCGCCATGCAGGTGGCGCGGGAGCTGGTGGTGTACCTCAAGCGCCCCGGTGGCCAGGCGCAGTACAGCGAGCTATTGCAGTTGCAGTCCCAGGACGGCGCGGTGTTCGACGACCTGCACCTGTGGATTG is a genomic window of Pseudomonas resinovorans NBRC 106553 containing:
- the ampC gene encoding class C beta-lactamase → MRLTAKFLLLALACGHGGVTLADDQDAAVQRAARDLMQEYRIPGLAIAITAHGEQRFYNFGVASKESGQQVTQDTLFEVGSVSKTLTATLAGYAQANGRLDLGANPVRYLPELAGTALDKVSLINLATHTAGGFPLQLPETVRNQRQLIDYYRAWRPSSAPGTQRTYANPSIGLLGVVAAKSLELPYAKAMETLLLPKLGMPNTYIEVPASAMPRYAQGYDKADAPVRVNPAPLAAEAYGVKTSSKDLLRFVEAQLGQGGLDGKVEQAIAATRTGYFKVGDMTQALIWEQYSYPVALDTLLRGNGSQMVLESHPVSAIVPPLAPQKEVWVNKTGSTNGFGAYVAFVPSRGVGIVLLANRNYPNEERVRLAYRILAELD
- a CDS encoding cytochrome c biogenesis protein DipZ; the protein is MLLVAFLGGVLTLLSPCILPVLPLLLSRAGGPAWSPWLTLAGLASGFAVLASLAVVSSEWVIQASQWGRYLALGLLAASAAALLSHRFGTWVSRPWLWLGDRLQGDARRLPPVLSTWLLGFAAGLLWAPCAGPILGLILSGAMLNGPSASTSLLLLSYGLGSAVAMGALIFLGRGVLQRARLSLPTVEWLRRGTGVLALLAVVGIASGATAQLAGVGSSQLASSLERKVLDSVPVLLEQLVGSARADSPQTLPDLGAMPELEGATQWLNSPPLSTQNLLGKVVLVDFWTYDCINCQHSLPYVNEWARRYADQGLVVIGVHTPEYPYERILDNVRAAMGKLDIRYPVAIDNQYRIWNAFINQYWPAHYFIDAHGRIRHLAVGEGGYEEQEAVIKQLLKERAEEAAAG
- a CDS encoding DUF2790 domain-containing protein, with amino-acid sequence MKLLELSAACLFATLSLGAMADVDVPLEHYRYGTQLDVHKVLSHREAPAQQCQVVEARMDYLDSRGQRHSLAYLKYSDSCRDTN
- a CDS encoding response regulator, with the protein product MDHVDHILVVDDDREIRELVGNYLKKNGLRVSLAADGRQMRSFLEGNSVDLIVLDIMMPGDDGLRLCRELRVGKHKATPVLMLTARNDETDRIIGLEMGADDYLTKPFSARELLARINAVLRRTRMLPPNLQVSESSRLIGFGKWRLDTTARHLLDSDDTLVALSGAEYRLLRVFLDHPQRVLSREQLLNLTQGREADVFDRSIDLLVSRLRQRLQDDAREPACIKTVRSEGYVFSLPIQLIEPTA
- a CDS encoding HAMP domain-containing sensor histidine kinase: MAFSLWPRTLAARLALIFFTGLVLAYGLSFASQFYERYQTGRSVMLGNLESDVGTAVALIDRLPAAERASWLPLLERRNYRYRLDAGEPGEPMDMAHPHMAALSIQRAIGERFPLSFVTLPGPRPHFQAHLRLSDGNPLTLDVTPAPIPVASWLPVVLLLQLAVLLACTWLAVRMAIGPLTRLARAVDQLTPDAPTPHLDENGPREVAYAARAVNALQGRIGDYLKERMQLLAAISHDLQTPITRMKLRVEQMDASLERDRLWSDLDEMQHLVREGVAYARSMDGASEAQCRVDLDAFLDSLVFDYQDSGQAVNLQGRSGAQLETRPHALRRVLSNLIDNALKFAGSAHLEVERDPNGCVCLNVLDDGPGIAEEELGEVFKPFYRVESSRNRSTGGTGLGLAIAQQLSQALGARLTLSNRASGGLCARLELGGGV
- a CDS encoding DoxX family protein; the protein is MPSLALTPITFAFNQLDRLGAWSADIPLRLFLAWEFFESGLEKWNGQNWFVDIQSAFPFPFDLLPAGFSWQLSMWAELIAPLLLLLGLGTRFATLVLMVLTLVAIAAVHWPAHWSSLAELAQGYSISNKGYGNYKLPLIYLIAALPLLLNGAGRFSLDALLRRRLRSH
- a CDS encoding GlxA family transcriptional regulator yields the protein MTINPGNPPLPADKARHLVFVAYQQMGLLDLTGAQTVFWAASKRLQERGLPGYHLHNASLEGGLVQTAEGLAVNTERLAPLAELPIDTFIVPGAPAICETLDHYDELVAWLRGHLNRARRVASVCSGAFLLAKAGLLEGRRAATHWAMCDTLQQVFPSIEVDADAIFIQQGSVWTSAGVSAGIDLALALVEDDCGRDIAMQVARELVVYLKRPGGQAQYSELLQLQSQDGAVFDDLHLWIAENLGDERLTVERLAQQVRMSQRNFARVYKQKTGRTPAKAIEMFRLEAARRMLENSPRNIDQIARLCGFGDEERMRCTFQRNLSVSPRDYRNRFSRTQ